From a single Apium graveolens cultivar Ventura chromosome 2, ASM990537v1, whole genome shotgun sequence genomic region:
- the LOC141684795 gene encoding calcium uniporter protein 4, mitochondrial-like, which produces MAFRKILSKRFLFTQKRHSLQKSNNIQHGILTAPSYPVIENGFISRFLTRKSINQYYSVPKSPEFLHAPVPVGNRLREKLWLLNKCSEYKFRYDMDFDVPGNLEKVSMEKLRSKLKEMPVSSVAYTEFLKICSEVCENEERGLECAKMLDDAGNVIVAGNVVFLRPDQIVRSMEKLLFESIAIPNDPRKQELEILEKEKIVIDVKAEALVRRELYFGLGFLVLQTMGFMRLTFWELSWDVMEPICFFVTSLHFALAYGFFIRTSKEPTFESYFRRRFLAKQAKLVKVRNFDVEKYEQLRKVFYSGYSTSENI; this is translated from the exons ATGGCATTTCGAAAAATTTTATCCAAACGTTTTTTGTTCACCCAAAAACGACATTCACTCCAAAAAAGCAATAATATCCAACATGGTATTCTTACCGCTCCTTCTTACCCTGTTATCGAGAACGGCTTTATTAGCCGTTTTCTCACTAGAAAGTCCATTAATCAATATTATTCGGTCCCAAAATCGCCAGAGTTTCTCCATGCTCCTGTTCCTGTTGGTAACAGGCTAAGAGAGAAACTCTGGCTGCTTAATAAATGTTCTGAATATAAATTTCGTTACGACATGGATTTCGATGTTCCTGGAAATCTCGAAAAAGTTTCAATGGAGAAACTGAGATCAAAGCTGAAAGAAATGCCTGTGAGCTCTGTTGCTTATACGGAGTTTTTAAAAATATGCAGTGAGGTTTGTGAAAATGAGGAGAGGGGCTTGGAGTGTGCTAAAATGTTGGATGATGCAGGGAATGTTATTGTTGCAGGCAATGTTGTGTTTCTTCGTCCAGATCAG ATTGTCAGATCCATGGAAAAGCTACTCTTTGAATCCATAGCCATTCCAAATGATCCAAGAAAACAAGAACTTGAAATATTAGAGAAAGAGAAGATTGTAATAGATGTCAAAGCTGAGGCACTTGTGCGACGTGAACTCTATTTTGGGCTGGGCTTTCTGGTGCTCCAAACCATGGGCTTTATGAGGCTAACATTTTGGGAGCTCAGTTGGGATGTTATGGAGCCCATTTGTTTCTTTGTCACCTCCCTTCACTTTGCTCTTGCCTATGGTTTCTTCATCAGAACTTCTAAAGAACCTACTTTCGAAAGCTATTTTCGACGTCGATTTCTTGCGAAACAGGCGAAGCTCGTGAAGGTTCGCAACTTCGACGTCGAAAAATATGAACAGCTTCGCAAGGTTTTTTATTCGGGTTATAGTACTAGCGAGAATATTTAA